The following are encoded in a window of Bdellovibrio svalbardensis genomic DNA:
- the ribH gene encoding 6,7-dimethyl-8-ribityllumazine synthase has protein sequence MANIKVGVVTARWNNEITEKLEEGAISYLESCEGVEIFAALVPGAVELPLACQAFLDAGCDGVIALGAVIRGETSHYDYVCNSVTDGVTRLMLDYKKPIGFGVLTTENEEQALARAGGEHGNKGAEAAQVVMEMIGLTQEIPAALRTAKMMKTAPVAKAAPAKKAAKKTAPKAAAKSKKPAKKAKK, from the coding sequence ATGGCAAATATCAAAGTCGGTGTTGTAACAGCACGCTGGAATAACGAAATCACTGAAAAGTTGGAAGAAGGCGCTATTAGCTACCTAGAATCTTGTGAGGGTGTAGAGATTTTTGCAGCCTTGGTTCCGGGTGCCGTTGAGCTTCCTTTGGCTTGCCAAGCATTCCTTGATGCTGGTTGTGACGGTGTTATTGCTTTGGGCGCGGTGATCCGTGGGGAAACTTCTCACTACGATTATGTCTGCAACTCTGTCACTGACGGCGTAACTCGTTTGATGCTGGACTACAAAAAACCAATCGGTTTTGGTGTATTGACGACTGAAAACGAAGAGCAAGCTTTGGCTCGTGCTGGTGGTGAACATGGCAATAAAGGCGCGGAAGCGGCTCAAGTTGTAATGGAAATGATTGGCCTCACTCAAGAAATCCCAGCAGCTCTTAGAACTGCGAAGATGATGAAGACAGCTCCAGTGGCTAAAGCCGCTCCTGCTAAGAAAGCCGCAAAAAAGACTGCACCCAAAGCCGCTGCGAAATCAAAAAAACCAGCGAAAAAAGCTAAAAAGTAA
- a CDS encoding sensor histidine kinase, which yields MSSDDKTPLKDEFLPSGPQEFKKRRREIIIVLLVSFLFVLLTWFEIRLFATSQQLPFVHSIFFFGLVNFNIVLLLLLLFMIFRNVVKVFVERQGKLFGSSLKAKLIAAFVAFSFVPTVLMFIISVFYINSSFDKWFSAKMAGVLKSSIEVTNAYYFNAKKKNYHFAHQIADAVRPLHNSNEVKNKIETLRKEFSLDAVEYYPSLFGKRIVVSAEDDTVPTVPAVSLEFLQKGIKVQAEASIIHQFGDGNLVRVIVPVKEGADRGAIVVSSFLPLSLVSKMDDISTAYDEFRDINPLEYPLKSIYLIILVLMTFVILLAATWFGFYLAKQLSVPIVQLGRATRRVAGGDYTTLDIKSGSEEINDLIASFNQMTVTLEKTLEKLDEHARYTDTVLKNVNTGVISVDQSGMVSTINRRAAQLLKVDPEKHIGYSVRDLLTLEYFRTFAELLKNMQDNKVESIQKELRINVHGEAIPLQMSLSILKDEKGQEVGKILVFDDMTPLQNAQRAAAWTEVARRIAHEIKNPLTPIKLSAERLQRKFGASITDPAFNECTTMIVKQVDGLKNLVNEFSNFARLPQARPVVANLNSVVEESLGLYRQAHPQVHFDFAQDFELPDFKFDPDQIKRVLVNLVDNAVSAVAKEPQPTVQIITRYDRDIKTVRLTVADNGEGIPAADRNRIFEPYYSTKESGTGLGLAIVKRIIEDHNGFIRATANEPKGVKMVIEMPVNEVGAWKPSEE from the coding sequence GTGAGTTCGGATGACAAGACACCTTTAAAGGATGAATTTCTTCCTTCTGGTCCTCAGGAGTTCAAAAAACGCCGCCGAGAAATCATTATTGTTCTCTTGGTGTCATTTTTATTCGTTTTGCTCACATGGTTTGAGATCCGTCTTTTTGCGACAAGCCAGCAATTGCCATTCGTTCACAGTATCTTTTTCTTCGGTCTCGTAAATTTCAATATCGTTTTACTTTTGCTTTTGTTGTTTATGATCTTCCGCAATGTCGTGAAGGTTTTCGTTGAACGACAGGGCAAGCTTTTTGGTTCCAGTCTTAAAGCCAAATTGATCGCAGCCTTTGTGGCCTTCAGCTTCGTTCCGACGGTGCTGATGTTTATTATTTCAGTCTTCTATATTAATTCGAGCTTCGATAAATGGTTTAGCGCCAAGATGGCGGGGGTTCTTAAAAGCTCTATCGAAGTCACCAATGCTTACTACTTCAATGCCAAGAAAAAGAACTACCACTTTGCCCATCAGATTGCGGATGCGGTTCGCCCCCTGCACAACTCTAACGAGGTAAAGAACAAGATCGAGACCCTGCGTAAAGAGTTCAGTCTGGATGCGGTGGAGTACTACCCATCACTTTTCGGCAAGCGCATCGTGGTTTCTGCCGAAGACGACACAGTCCCGACAGTCCCGGCGGTTTCGCTTGAGTTCCTGCAAAAAGGGATCAAGGTTCAGGCCGAAGCCAGCATCATCCATCAATTTGGGGATGGAAACTTAGTGCGGGTTATTGTTCCAGTGAAAGAGGGTGCTGATCGCGGCGCCATCGTCGTTTCAAGTTTTTTACCTCTCTCCCTTGTTTCAAAGATGGATGATATCTCGACAGCCTATGATGAGTTCCGCGATATCAATCCCCTGGAGTATCCTTTAAAATCGATTTATCTGATCATCTTGGTTTTGATGACCTTTGTGATTCTGCTTGCGGCAACCTGGTTTGGGTTTTATTTGGCCAAACAGTTATCAGTTCCGATCGTGCAATTGGGCCGAGCCACTCGGCGAGTCGCGGGTGGGGATTACACGACCTTGGATATTAAGTCGGGTTCTGAAGAGATCAATGATCTGATTGCAAGCTTCAATCAGATGACTGTGACTCTGGAGAAAACTCTGGAAAAACTCGATGAGCATGCCAGATATACAGATACAGTTCTGAAGAACGTCAATACCGGCGTTATTTCCGTCGATCAATCCGGCATGGTTTCGACCATCAATCGTCGTGCGGCGCAGTTGTTAAAAGTCGATCCGGAAAAGCATATTGGCTATTCAGTTCGGGACCTTTTGACTTTGGAATATTTCCGTACTTTTGCAGAACTTCTTAAGAACATGCAGGATAATAAAGTCGAAAGTATCCAGAAAGAACTGCGTATCAATGTTCATGGTGAAGCGATTCCTCTGCAAATGAGTCTTTCAATTTTGAAGGACGAAAAAGGCCAAGAGGTTGGTAAAATTCTGGTCTTTGACGATATGACACCACTGCAGAACGCCCAAAGGGCGGCAGCATGGACGGAAGTAGCTCGTCGTATTGCCCATGAAATTAAAAATCCTCTGACGCCGATCAAGCTGTCTGCAGAGCGATTGCAACGAAAATTTGGTGCTTCCATCACGGATCCTGCATTCAACGAATGTACGACTATGATTGTTAAGCAAGTCGATGGCCTGAAAAATCTTGTGAATGAGTTTTCTAATTTTGCCCGTTTGCCTCAGGCTCGTCCGGTGGTGGCTAATTTGAATTCAGTGGTTGAGGAGTCCTTGGGGTTATATCGCCAAGCTCATCCACAGGTTCATTTTGATTTTGCTCAAGACTTCGAATTGCCTGATTTTAAATTCGACCCTGATCAGATCAAGCGGGTTTTGGTCAATCTGGTTGATAATGCGGTGTCGGCTGTTGCGAAAGAGCCACAACCAACTGTGCAAATTATCACCCGTTACGACCGCGACATCAAAACCGTGCGCCTGACAGTGGCAGATAACGGCGAAGGCATCCCTGCGGCGGATCGAAATCGCATTTTTGAGCCTTACTACTCTACAAAAGAGAGTGGAACTGGATTAGGATTAGCCATCGTGAAAAGAATCATCGAAGACCATAACGGTTTCATCCGCGCTACTGCGAATGAGCCTAAAGGGGTGAAGATGGTGATCGAAATGCCCGTGAATGAAGTTGGCGCTTGGAAGCCATCTGAAGAGTAA
- a CDS encoding sigma-54-dependent transcriptional regulator, translated as MTALSTKILIIDDEAPIRDVLSASLRDEGYQVFLAHDGESGLKAIREVQPDIVFQDIWMPGKYDGIEVLTLARKEFPHVEFVMISGHGTIETAVKATKLGAWDFIEKPLSMDKILIVISNIMSYQQQKEEKALLLNKLRKSIALIGEAPAIIATKQIIARVAPTNSWVLIQGEVGSGKKLVAENIHYMSPRASRPFVDINCGGVPEDLLASEIFGIEKGAMPGVERTKKGKLDLAAGGTLFIAEIAEMNKEAQAKLLAYLDEKKYTRVGSTETVENDVRVIAASSKDLDKEVKEGRFREDLYYRLNVIPFRVPSLKEHAEDIPVLSSYFADNVARESGYPKKAFSEQAMAHMISYQWPGNVRELKNFIERVYILTPGDFVDLHDVRFAGLVDQGDGKSMDLQDLSTFREARAQFEKEYLLKKIAENSGNISRTAEVIGLERSYLHRKIKAYGIDSKDN; from the coding sequence ATGACGGCTCTATCTACTAAAATTTTGATTATCGACGACGAAGCTCCGATTCGTGATGTGCTTTCGGCCTCTTTAAGAGACGAAGGCTACCAGGTTTTCTTGGCACATGATGGGGAGTCGGGATTGAAAGCGATCCGCGAGGTTCAGCCTGATATCGTTTTCCAGGATATTTGGATGCCAGGAAAATACGACGGTATCGAAGTTTTGACCTTGGCTCGTAAAGAATTCCCTCATGTGGAATTTGTGATGATCTCTGGCCACGGAACGATTGAGACCGCTGTAAAAGCAACCAAGCTTGGCGCCTGGGACTTTATCGAAAAGCCGTTGTCGATGGATAAGATCCTGATCGTGATTTCAAACATCATGAGCTACCAACAACAAAAAGAAGAGAAAGCTCTTCTTTTGAACAAACTTAGAAAATCGATCGCTTTGATTGGGGAAGCTCCCGCGATCATCGCGACCAAGCAGATCATCGCGCGTGTGGCGCCAACAAACTCTTGGGTTTTGATCCAAGGGGAAGTGGGCTCTGGTAAAAAACTAGTTGCCGAAAATATCCATTACATGAGCCCTCGTGCCAGCCGTCCTTTTGTAGACATCAACTGCGGTGGCGTGCCGGAAGATCTTTTGGCTTCAGAAATCTTCGGGATTGAAAAAGGGGCTATGCCTGGCGTTGAGCGCACAAAAAAAGGAAAGTTGGATCTGGCTGCTGGCGGAACTCTGTTTATCGCTGAAATTGCAGAGATGAACAAAGAGGCCCAAGCGAAGCTTTTGGCTTACCTGGACGAGAAAAAATATACTCGCGTAGGAAGCACAGAGACTGTTGAGAATGACGTGCGTGTGATCGCCGCTTCCAGTAAGGATCTCGACAAAGAAGTTAAAGAGGGTCGTTTCAGAGAAGACCTGTACTACCGTTTGAACGTGATTCCATTCCGTGTGCCTTCTTTGAAAGAGCACGCTGAAGATATTCCGGTTTTGAGCTCTTACTTCGCTGATAATGTCGCCCGCGAAAGCGGATACCCTAAAAAGGCATTCTCAGAGCAGGCAATGGCACATATGATTTCATACCAATGGCCAGGGAATGTGCGTGAGCTTAAAAATTTCATCGAGCGCGTGTATATTCTTACTCCTGGAGACTTCGTCGATCTTCACGACGTGCGTTTTGCTGGCTTAGTGGATCAAGGGGATGGCAAATCTATGGATTTGCAGGATCTTTCGACCTTCCGAGAAGCTCGCGCACAGTTTGAAAAGGAATATCTTCTTAAGAAGATCGCCGAAAACAGTGGGAATATCAGTCGCACGGCAGAGGTGATCGGGCTTGAACGCAGTTACCTTCACCGTAAGATCAAAGCCTACGGAATTGATTCCAAAGATAATTAA
- the proS gene encoding proline--tRNA ligase — protein MADTAITPTRSENYPEWYQQVITAADMAENSPVRGCMVIKPWGYAVWENMQAVLDRMFKDTGHVNAYFPLLIPLSFLEKEAEHVEGFAKECAVVTHHRLKGDGNGKLVPDGELEEPLIIRPTSETIIGHQFAKWVKSYRDLPVLINQWCNVMRWEMRTRMFLRTAEFLWQEGHTVHATAKEAQEETLQMLDVYSDFAEQYMAMPVIKGMKTSDERFPGAVDTYTIEALMQDRKALQAGTSHFLGQNFAKASGIKYLSAEGKEETAWTTSWGVSTRLIGGLIMTHSDDNGFVVPPRIAPLHVVIIPIYRNDEEKKQVLEYVQSLAKELKAQSYSGGAVRVKVDDRDMRGGDKAWQYIKQGVPVRVEVGPRDMAKGEVFVGRRDRGPKEKAGQARDAFVQNISSTLQEIQDGLFEKAKKFRDENIKRVTSLADFEAYFKGNDETSAPGFALVPWCEEGIGHDLLATLKVTPRCIPLNQEPVQGNCIFSGKPATKWVLFAKSY, from the coding sequence ATGGCAGATACAGCGATTACACCTACACGTTCTGAAAACTATCCTGAGTGGTACCAACAGGTCATCACCGCAGCTGACATGGCTGAAAACTCTCCAGTTCGTGGTTGTATGGTGATTAAACCCTGGGGTTATGCGGTTTGGGAAAACATGCAGGCCGTTCTTGATCGTATGTTCAAAGATACAGGACATGTGAATGCTTACTTCCCCCTTTTGATCCCACTTAGCTTTTTGGAAAAAGAAGCTGAACACGTAGAGGGATTCGCGAAAGAGTGCGCAGTTGTCACTCATCATCGTTTGAAGGGTGATGGAAATGGCAAACTTGTTCCTGATGGCGAACTTGAAGAGCCTCTTATCATTCGTCCAACCAGCGAAACGATCATCGGTCACCAATTTGCAAAATGGGTGAAATCTTACCGTGATTTGCCAGTGTTGATCAATCAGTGGTGTAACGTCATGAGATGGGAAATGCGTACACGTATGTTCCTAAGAACGGCAGAATTCCTATGGCAGGAAGGTCATACAGTTCATGCCACGGCGAAAGAAGCTCAGGAAGAAACTTTGCAGATGTTGGACGTTTACTCTGACTTTGCTGAGCAGTACATGGCGATGCCGGTGATCAAGGGTATGAAAACCAGTGATGAACGATTCCCGGGTGCTGTTGACACTTATACGATCGAAGCATTGATGCAAGATCGCAAGGCATTGCAGGCGGGCACTTCGCATTTCTTAGGTCAAAACTTCGCAAAAGCCTCTGGCATTAAGTATCTAAGTGCTGAAGGCAAAGAAGAAACGGCATGGACGACTTCATGGGGTGTTTCAACTCGTCTTATCGGCGGTTTGATCATGACCCACAGTGATGACAACGGATTCGTTGTTCCACCAAGAATCGCCCCATTGCATGTCGTAATCATTCCGATCTATCGCAATGATGAAGAGAAAAAACAAGTTCTCGAGTACGTACAAAGTCTTGCAAAGGAATTGAAGGCGCAAAGCTATTCTGGCGGCGCAGTTCGTGTCAAAGTCGACGACCGCGATATGCGCGGTGGTGATAAAGCATGGCAGTACATCAAACAAGGTGTTCCTGTACGTGTTGAAGTAGGGCCTCGTGATATGGCCAAAGGCGAAGTCTTTGTCGGTCGACGTGATCGTGGACCAAAAGAGAAAGCCGGTCAGGCGCGTGATGCCTTTGTCCAAAACATTTCAAGCACTCTTCAGGAAATTCAAGATGGCTTGTTTGAAAAGGCGAAAAAATTCAGAGACGAAAACATCAAACGTGTGACTTCTTTGGCGGACTTTGAAGCTTATTTCAAGGGCAACGATGAGACTTCGGCGCCAGGCTTTGCACTTGTACCTTGGTGTGAAGAAGGTATTGGTCATGACTTGCTTGCCACGTTGAAAGTGACTCCACGCTGTATTCCTTTGAATCAAGAGCCTGTTCAAGGTAATTGTATCTTCTCTGGAAAGCCTGCAACGAAATGGGTGCTTTTCGCTAAATCGTACTAA
- a CDS encoding L,D-transpeptidase, with protein MRALILSFFLFIAASSSLAEDGLNGSPQLDDLMTPDELAAEVGAPRTEMNRPVISPEAIAANDGIDVFREYAIVIEVNKAAFGYGAQQMTVSENGVTTAVWPVSTGREQYERAKSGRWYWTVTPAGTFSPYQLIRDHYSQTWEAHMEYAAFFNGGIAIHATTPDHYKQLGTRASGGCVRLHKDNAKIIYGKILAQGQRLVPLFNMNGRVARDVNGNPIRVMGWNTLIIVRDGLY; from the coding sequence ATGAGAGCTTTAATTCTTTCCTTTTTCTTGTTCATAGCCGCTTCTTCCAGTCTTGCAGAGGATGGTCTTAACGGTTCACCACAGCTGGATGACTTAATGACTCCGGACGAGCTTGCTGCGGAAGTAGGGGCACCACGAACGGAAATGAATCGTCCGGTGATTAGTCCTGAGGCTATCGCCGCCAATGACGGGATCGACGTTTTTCGAGAATACGCGATTGTCATCGAAGTGAATAAGGCTGCGTTCGGGTATGGCGCTCAACAAATGACTGTATCAGAAAATGGTGTGACGACGGCTGTCTGGCCCGTTTCTACGGGGCGGGAACAATACGAACGGGCCAAGAGTGGTCGTTGGTATTGGACCGTGACTCCCGCCGGGACGTTTTCGCCCTATCAATTAATCCGAGATCACTATTCGCAAACTTGGGAGGCGCATATGGAGTATGCCGCTTTTTTTAACGGTGGAATTGCGATCCATGCGACAACTCCGGATCACTATAAACAGCTAGGGACCCGGGCTTCTGGTGGCTGTGTTCGGTTGCATAAAGACAATGCGAAAATTATCTACGGAAAAATCCTGGCGCAAGGTCAAAGACTTGTGCCGCTTTTCAATATGAATGGCCGGGTCGCGCGGGACGTGAACGGAAATCCAATTCGTGTCATGGGATGGAATACCCTGATCATTGTTCGTGACGGGCTCTACTAG
- the pyrF gene encoding orotidine-5'-phosphate decarboxylase yields the protein MKRNLKASPMKNPIILALDVDTKEQALKIAEELSEIVGGFKLGPRLCLRYGMDFVKEIAKQGPIFLDNKHFDIPSTMEAAVRASFEAGASLVTVHALSGLEALKKMAEVERELNEQRPFRVLAVTILTSWDEQSLPSNFKEQSISQHVVELANLVQEAGLSSIVCSPHELDLLQNRGLYLVTPGIRTSMASAGDQKRIMGPKAALQYGASALVVGRPILEAKNIKEAATEFVMAVYEEK from the coding sequence ATGAAGCGCAACCTCAAAGCAAGCCCGATGAAAAATCCAATCATCCTTGCTCTCGATGTAGATACAAAAGAGCAAGCCCTCAAAATTGCAGAGGAGCTGTCTGAAATTGTCGGTGGCTTTAAGCTTGGTCCCCGCCTCTGTCTTAGATATGGAATGGACTTCGTCAAAGAGATCGCAAAGCAGGGTCCCATTTTTTTGGACAATAAACACTTCGATATTCCCTCCACAATGGAAGCCGCCGTCAGAGCGAGTTTTGAGGCGGGTGCTTCCTTGGTCACTGTCCATGCTTTAAGTGGTCTTGAGGCCCTGAAAAAAATGGCTGAGGTTGAAAGGGAACTGAATGAACAAAGGCCTTTCCGTGTTCTCGCAGTGACTATTCTCACGTCATGGGATGAGCAATCTCTTCCTTCTAATTTCAAGGAGCAGTCGATCTCTCAGCACGTCGTTGAATTGGCAAATTTAGTTCAGGAGGCGGGCCTTTCCAGCATCGTTTGCTCTCCTCATGAATTAGACCTTTTACAAAATCGCGGTCTATATCTTGTCACTCCGGGAATTCGCACTAGTATGGCAAGCGCGGGCGATCAGAAGCGAATTATGGGTCCTAAGGCAGCACTCCAGTATGGAGCTTCTGCCTTGGTGGTAGGTCGCCCGATTCTAGAAGCAAAAAATATTAAAGAAGCAGCAACAGAATTTGTAATGGCAGTATATGAAGAAAAATAA
- a CDS encoding TrmH family RNA methyltransferase, with translation MKKNNSRPPQKSARPQSGSRPQSGGRPQSSGRPQHAGGNRPQQSSNARSENHIPREWRIVVGNHAIKEVLAVRPKMIKGMWLKAGWESSADLREIEELARMAKVKVETRQESVIDKFGSSHQGAALFVDGAPNFDIKGLEKHEKSVVLMLDGIEDPHNLGAILRTSWLTGAHGVLIPEDRAVGLTPTVHKVACGGVEHVPVEETTNFAKYAEELKKQGYWIYGLSPRGKRSIFELELPDKVVWAIGAEDKGMRVTTERLCDELAFIPQSSASASYNASVATAMALTETLRQHAPRGNRKKSQSDE, from the coding sequence ATGAAGAAAAATAACTCTCGTCCTCCGCAAAAATCCGCACGTCCTCAATCAGGTTCTCGTCCTCAAAGTGGCGGCCGTCCTCAGTCATCTGGGCGTCCTCAGCATGCGGGTGGAAATCGTCCTCAACAAAGCAGCAATGCGCGCTCCGAGAATCATATTCCTCGTGAGTGGAGAATCGTTGTTGGCAATCATGCGATCAAAGAAGTCTTGGCAGTTCGTCCTAAGATGATCAAAGGCATGTGGTTGAAGGCGGGTTGGGAGTCTTCAGCCGATCTTCGTGAGATCGAAGAGCTTGCTCGCATGGCAAAAGTGAAAGTAGAGACTAGACAAGAGTCTGTAATTGATAAATTTGGATCGTCCCATCAGGGGGCGGCTTTATTTGTCGATGGAGCCCCAAACTTCGATATCAAAGGTCTAGAGAAACATGAAAAGTCAGTAGTTCTCATGTTAGACGGTATCGAAGATCCCCATAATTTAGGTGCGATTTTGAGAACCTCCTGGTTGACCGGCGCGCATGGTGTTTTGATCCCCGAAGACCGTGCGGTGGGTCTAACTCCGACCGTCCATAAAGTGGCCTGCGGAGGTGTCGAACATGTCCCGGTTGAGGAGACGACAAACTTCGCTAAGTATGCGGAAGAGTTGAAAAAACAAGGCTATTGGATTTACGGATTAAGCCCTCGTGGAAAGCGTTCCATCTTTGAGCTCGAGCTGCCAGATAAGGTTGTTTGGGCGATCGGAGCGGAAGATAAAGGAATGAGGGTGACAACCGAAAGATTGTGTGATGAATTAGCGTTCATTCCGCAGTCGAGCGCTTCGGCTTCATATAACGCATCGGTAGCCACCGCAATGGCACTAACCGAGACGTTGAGGCAGCACGCACCGCGCGGAAATCGAAAAAAATCTCAGTCTGATGAATAA
- the tuf gene encoding elongation factor Tu, which yields MSKEKFNRNKPHVNIGTIGHVDHGKTTLTAAITTTLAATGNAQAMSYDQIDKSPEERERGITISTTHVEYETANRHYAHVDCPGHADYVKNMITGAAQMDGAILVVSSADGPMPQTREHILLARQVGVPALVVFMNKVDMVDDKELLELVELEVRELLSKYEFPGDDIPVVKGSALKALEGDTSDIGRPSIMRLMEACDTYIPEPVRAIEKTFLMPVEDVFSISGRGTVVTGRVERGIVKVGDEIEIVGIRPTQKTTVTGIEMFRKLLDEGRAGDNCGVLLRGTKKEDVERGQVLVKPGTVKPHKKFRAEAYILTKEEGGRHTPFFNGYRPQFYFRTTDVTGVCTLKAGTEMVMPGDRVEVAVELIAPIAMEKELRFAIREGGRTVGAGVVVEILE from the coding sequence ATGTCTAAAGAGAAATTTAACCGTAATAAGCCGCATGTTAACATCGGTACAATCGGTCACGTCGATCATGGTAAAACAACTTTGACTGCTGCTATCACGACTACTCTTGCAGCAACTGGCAACGCGCAAGCAATGTCATACGATCAAATCGATAAATCTCCAGAAGAGAGAGAGCGTGGTATCACTATCTCTACTACTCACGTTGAATACGAAACAGCAAATCGTCACTATGCGCACGTTGACTGCCCAGGACATGCTGACTACGTAAAAAACATGATCACTGGTGCCGCTCAAATGGACGGAGCTATCTTGGTAGTTTCTTCTGCTGACGGTCCTATGCCACAAACTCGTGAACATATCCTTCTTGCTCGTCAAGTAGGTGTACCTGCTCTAGTTGTTTTCATGAACAAAGTAGACATGGTTGACGATAAAGAACTTCTTGAGCTAGTTGAGCTTGAAGTTCGCGAACTTCTTTCTAAGTACGAATTCCCTGGCGATGATATCCCAGTAGTAAAAGGTTCTGCTTTGAAAGCTTTGGAAGGCGATACTTCTGACATCGGTCGTCCATCTATCATGAGATTGATGGAAGCTTGTGACACTTACATCCCTGAACCGGTTCGTGCTATCGAGAAAACTTTCTTGATGCCAGTAGAGGACGTGTTCTCTATCTCTGGTCGTGGTACAGTTGTTACTGGCCGTGTTGAACGTGGTATCGTAAAAGTTGGTGACGAGATCGAAATCGTTGGTATCCGCCCAACTCAAAAAACTACTGTAACTGGTATCGAAATGTTCCGTAAGCTTCTTGATGAAGGTCGCGCTGGAGACAACTGTGGTGTTCTTCTTCGTGGTACTAAAAAAGAAGACGTTGAACGTGGTCAAGTTCTTGTTAAACCAGGAACTGTTAAGCCACACAAAAAATTCCGCGCTGAGGCTTACATCCTAACTAAAGAAGAAGGCGGACGTCACACTCCATTCTTCAATGGTTACCGTCCTCAATTCTACTTCAGAACTACTGACGTTACTGGCGTTTGTACTTTGAAAGCTGGAACTGAAATGGTTATGCCTGGTGACCGTGTAGAAGTAGCAGTTGAGCTTATCGCTCCAATCGCTATGGAAAAAGAGCTTCGCTTCGCTATCCGCGAAGGTGGCCGCACAGTTGGTGCCGGTGTAGTTGTTGAAATCCTTGAGTAG
- the secE gene encoding preprotein translocase subunit SecE has translation MEKANAKILTLSFAIAGALVGLTTHLLIKAFAGAFGVVARAADSDMVRHGLPVAIGLVLFAALQFNPRVRAWGEEVVTEIRKVVWPSRKDTTAMTMVCVVMVLISSVIISTFDLISGFFINYLMK, from the coding sequence ATGGAAAAAGCCAACGCTAAGATTTTGACTCTAAGTTTTGCTATTGCTGGTGCGCTAGTAGGTTTGACTACTCATCTTCTCATCAAAGCTTTTGCTGGAGCTTTCGGTGTTGTTGCGAGAGCCGCTGATTCGGATATGGTAAGACATGGTCTTCCAGTAGCAATCGGTCTCGTATTGTTTGCAGCTCTACAATTCAATCCACGCGTTCGCGCATGGGGCGAAGAGGTTGTGACTGAAATTCGTAAGGTGGTTTGGCCTTCACGTAAAGACACAACTGCTATGACTATGGTTTGCGTAGTTATGGTTTTGATCTCAAGTGTGATCATCAGTACTTTCGATTTGATCTCAGGCTTTTTTATTAACTATCTAATGAAGTAA
- the nusG gene encoding transcription termination/antitermination protein NusG, translating into MEKKWYIVNVQTSCENTAKKAIEEKIKTSKMEEFFGDILIPAESVVELVKGQKQVKSRKFFPGYIFVQMFLNDETWHLVRNSSKVTGFVGGTKTRPPEVPEAEVLRVTQQMAGVAEKPKPRVKFAVGENVTVVDGPFSNFQGTVEDVNEDKAKLKVLVSIFGRPTPVELDYIQVEKQ; encoded by the coding sequence ATGGAAAAAAAATGGTACATCGTTAACGTTCAGACTAGCTGTGAAAACACCGCTAAAAAAGCTATCGAAGAGAAGATCAAAACTTCCAAAATGGAAGAGTTCTTTGGCGACATCTTGATCCCTGCGGAAAGCGTAGTGGAGCTTGTAAAAGGCCAAAAACAGGTTAAATCACGTAAATTTTTCCCGGGTTATATCTTCGTTCAGATGTTTTTGAATGATGAGACTTGGCATCTGGTTAGAAATTCGTCTAAAGTGACCGGCTTCGTGGGTGGTACTAAAACTCGTCCTCCAGAGGTTCCGGAGGCTGAAGTTCTTCGTGTAACACAGCAAATGGCTGGCGTTGCTGAAAAACCAAAACCACGCGTGAAGTTCGCTGTTGGTGAGAATGTGACTGTTGTTGACGGTCCATTCAGTAACTTCCAGGGAACAGTAGAAGACGTTAACGAGGACAAAGCGAAGCTTAAAGTTCTTGTGAGCATCTTCGGTAGACCGACTCCAGTTGAGTTGGACTACATTCAGGTAGAAAAACAATAA
- the rplK gene encoding 50S ribosomal protein L11 — protein sequence MAKKVTGMIKLQIPAGKANPAPPVGPALGQHGVNIMEFCKQFNARTQALGDSIIPIIITVYQDRSFTFITKTPPVSSLIKKALKLESGSKMPQKDKVGKIKQDQIKTIATTKLPDLNCLKVESAMSQVAGTAKSMGIELEG from the coding sequence ATGGCAAAAAAAGTTACAGGAATGATCAAGCTGCAGATACCGGCAGGGAAAGCTAATCCAGCTCCTCCCGTTGGACCGGCGCTCGGACAGCATGGGGTAAACATCATGGAATTCTGTAAACAGTTCAATGCTCGTACGCAAGCATTGGGTGATAGCATCATCCCTATCATCATCACTGTTTATCAAGACAGATCGTTTACCTTTATCACTAAAACACCACCGGTGTCTTCTTTGATCAAAAAGGCGTTGAAATTGGAATCAGGTTCCAAAATGCCTCAAAAAGACAAAGTTGGAAAAATCAAACAAGATCAAATCAAAACTATCGCTACAACGAAGTTGCCTGATTTGAACTGCTTGAAAGTTGAATCAGCAATGTCACAAGTTGCGGGTACAGCTAAGAGCATGGGCATCGAGCTGGAAGGCTAG